A genomic stretch from Chitinophaga agri includes:
- a CDS encoding SPASM domain-containing protein has protein sequence MKLSKYIISTSLNDGEEGADAQRIIYSCISNVTVVVSESIFHHLVNGCIDRVDNGIRKELEHVSILVPPERDELAAILDGNDLYHDNFSLFINTSAACRSGCSSCTPKQGNESMGDPVREALAHYTENQLRSKKYKAFNVIWNVGDPARDLPAIAHLSDLNRMLADRYAVLYTAAMICDGASLHKEIFETLFYRCNIKNYHVALDGGGNDQPSNAHLVIANIVDILNSFPFLPQEGIIFEIRININTFSQEAVVDIIDKLAAAHAQNRVTFHFGMTEDGQTDAALLAEYEIEYVLYAIQQGFILGILPARTFTACAAVDKGAAAVDLQGNLFSCNALPAATAAIIGANTLGNLLEGQPFRSHDTQFRNWVHEIKNGDTDCYTCNLLPVCGGGCRLKWAEGQSGCPAFKYNMEDRLILSYLNQKTRMNELIIEA, from the coding sequence ATGAAGCTCTCAAAATATATCATCAGCACCTCACTGAATGATGGTGAAGAAGGTGCAGACGCGCAAAGGATTATTTATTCATGTATCAGTAATGTTACCGTTGTGGTGAGCGAATCCATTTTCCACCACCTGGTGAATGGCTGCATTGACCGGGTGGATAACGGCATCAGAAAAGAACTGGAGCATGTCAGCATACTTGTACCGCCGGAACGGGATGAACTCGCAGCTATATTAGACGGGAATGATCTGTATCATGATAACTTTTCCCTGTTTATAAATACTTCAGCGGCATGCCGGTCCGGTTGTTCCTCCTGTACACCAAAGCAGGGAAATGAATCGATGGGCGACCCGGTCAGGGAAGCATTGGCCCATTATACCGAAAATCAGCTCCGTTCTAAAAAATACAAAGCTTTTAATGTGATCTGGAATGTGGGCGATCCCGCCAGGGATCTGCCGGCAATCGCTCATTTATCCGACTTAAACCGCATGCTGGCCGACCGCTACGCCGTTCTGTATACCGCTGCTATGATCTGTGACGGCGCCTCCCTTCACAAAGAGATATTTGAGACACTATTCTACCGCTGTAACATCAAAAACTATCATGTAGCACTGGACGGCGGCGGAAACGATCAGCCATCCAACGCTCATCTGGTGATCGCCAACATCGTGGATATTCTGAACAGTTTTCCATTCCTCCCACAGGAGGGGATCATCTTCGAAATACGGATCAATATTAACACATTCAGCCAGGAAGCGGTGGTAGATATCATCGACAAACTGGCTGCTGCCCATGCCCAAAACCGTGTCACCTTCCACTTTGGGATGACAGAAGATGGACAGACCGATGCAGCGCTGTTAGCGGAGTACGAGATCGAATACGTGCTTTATGCTATTCAGCAGGGATTCATACTGGGCATCCTACCTGCCCGGACTTTCACAGCCTGTGCAGCGGTGGACAAGGGAGCTGCTGCCGTTGACCTCCAGGGTAATCTGTTTTCCTGCAACGCACTGCCGGCTGCAACTGCGGCTATCATAGGTGCAAATACGTTGGGTAACCTGCTGGAAGGTCAGCCTTTCCGCTCCCACGATACGCAATTCCGGAACTGGGTCCATGAAATAAAAAATGGCGATACCGACTGTTACACCTGTAATCTCCTGCCCGTCTGCGGTGGTGGCTGCCGCTTAAAATGGGCGGAAGGTCAAAGCGGATGTCCTGCCTTTAAATATAACATGGAGGACCGGCTGATATTAAGCTACCTGAACCAGAAAACGCGTATGAATGAATTGATCATTGAAGCGTAA
- a CDS encoding peptidase domain-containing ABC transporter, whose product MFKFSMQHDIMDCAPACLKMVADYYGKSYSLEYLREICYLGKDGVSLLSINDAAEKLGFRTLMVKLSYKKLVSDCPLPCILHWNHDHFVVLSDVKPKGNSIISQLRKNATTDEFVIADPAHGIVKIDHDTFYKGWVSTYNERGLALLLEPTPNFYSREAVSENKEGYGFLLRYLTPFRRHIAQLVLGMMAASFISLLLPFASQILIDQGVAEKNISVIYIVLLSQLFLSMGNIGIELVRSWLLLHINTRISLSIISDFLVKLLKLPIRYFDSKAVGDIAQRINDHHRIENFLTGNVLTSLFSLINIIVFTVVLAIYDLKILLLFLSFSMAGILWILLFQKKRRDMDYKRFARSRENQDKLYEMITGMQEIKLYGSETPKRWEWEQLQVKDFKLNIKSLALEQYQRTGMAFVMHLKNILISFFAASEAIKGNMTIGQLLSISYIIGQTTSPIEQLVSLIRAAQDAKLSMGRLQEIHSKQDEEDIVKDKKNGAYMLQEDLHLRNLSFQYEGPNSPFVLKNINLCIPKAKVTAIVGTSGSGKTTLMKLLLNFYQPVTGNISVGSKDLAELSPRMWRGQCGTVMQDGYIFHDTIAKNIALDGNEIDETKMELAVRVSNLKDFIESTPSGYTTKIGLSGVGISGGQRQRILIARAVYKNPDYLFFDEATSSLDANNEKVIMDHLHAFFKNKTVVIIAHRLSTVKQADQIVVLDKGEIAEIGNHETLTKAKGKYFELVRNQLELGD is encoded by the coding sequence ATGTTTAAATTTTCGATGCAGCATGATATAATGGACTGTGCACCTGCCTGCCTGAAAATGGTGGCGGACTACTATGGCAAAAGTTATTCCCTGGAGTACCTGCGTGAGATATGCTATCTGGGGAAAGACGGTGTAAGCCTGCTCAGTATAAATGATGCGGCAGAAAAACTGGGTTTTAGAACGCTGATGGTAAAGCTCAGCTATAAGAAACTCGTGTCCGATTGTCCACTCCCCTGCATCCTTCACTGGAACCATGATCATTTCGTTGTCTTGTCAGATGTGAAACCGAAAGGGAATTCTATTATCAGCCAGCTACGGAAAAATGCGACAACCGATGAATTCGTGATCGCGGATCCTGCACATGGCATTGTGAAGATCGACCATGATACTTTTTACAAAGGCTGGGTGTCCACCTACAATGAAAGAGGATTGGCCCTGTTACTGGAGCCCACCCCTAACTTCTATTCCCGTGAAGCAGTCAGTGAAAATAAGGAAGGGTATGGATTCCTGCTGCGTTACCTTACGCCCTTCAGGCGGCATATTGCCCAGCTGGTACTGGGTATGATGGCCGCCAGCTTTATTTCACTGCTTCTTCCCTTTGCTTCGCAGATCCTCATCGACCAGGGTGTCGCTGAGAAAAACATATCGGTGATATATATCGTACTGCTGTCACAGCTTTTCCTGTCTATGGGAAACATTGGTATAGAGCTGGTCCGTTCATGGCTGCTACTACACATTAACACCCGCATCAGTCTTAGCATTATTTCCGATTTCCTCGTCAAACTGCTAAAGCTGCCAATCAGGTATTTCGATTCAAAGGCCGTCGGTGATATTGCACAGCGTATCAACGACCACCATCGCATCGAAAACTTCCTCACAGGGAACGTCCTGACATCACTGTTTTCGCTCATCAACATTATTGTGTTCACAGTCGTGCTGGCGATCTATGATCTTAAGATCCTCCTGCTGTTCCTTTCCTTCAGTATGGCCGGTATCCTGTGGATATTGTTGTTTCAGAAAAAAAGAAGGGACATGGATTATAAGCGGTTCGCCCGCAGCCGGGAAAACCAGGACAAACTGTATGAGATGATCACTGGTATGCAGGAAATAAAACTCTATGGCAGCGAAACACCCAAACGCTGGGAATGGGAACAACTGCAGGTAAAAGACTTTAAACTGAATATAAAGAGCCTGGCGCTCGAACAGTATCAGCGAACGGGGATGGCCTTCGTCATGCACCTGAAAAATATACTCATCTCCTTCTTTGCAGCCAGCGAGGCGATAAAAGGCAATATGACTATCGGCCAGTTACTCAGTATATCCTACATCATCGGACAAACCACCTCACCGATCGAACAGCTGGTAAGCCTCATTCGGGCCGCCCAGGATGCGAAGCTCAGCATGGGCAGGCTGCAGGAAATACACAGCAAACAGGATGAGGAAGACATTGTCAAAGACAAGAAAAACGGCGCGTACATGTTGCAGGAAGACCTGCACCTTCGCAACCTCTCATTCCAGTACGAAGGACCTAATTCCCCTTTTGTACTGAAAAACATCAATCTCTGTATACCGAAAGCGAAGGTGACTGCCATTGTTGGCACCAGTGGCAGCGGGAAAACGACCCTGATGAAATTACTGCTGAATTTCTATCAGCCGGTCACCGGAAATATATCAGTGGGTAGTAAGGACCTGGCGGAGCTTTCTCCACGAATGTGGCGCGGACAATGCGGCACCGTAATGCAGGACGGCTATATCTTTCACGATACCATCGCCAAGAACATTGCCCTGGATGGAAATGAGATAGACGAAACTAAAATGGAACTGGCTGTAAGGGTATCCAATCTGAAAGATTTCATCGAAAGTACGCCTTCCGGATATACTACCAAGATCGGATTGTCCGGGGTGGGTATCAGTGGCGGACAACGACAGCGTATCCTGATAGCACGCGCTGTGTATAAAAATCCTGATTACCTCTTCTTTGATGAGGCCACCAGCAGCCTGGATGCAAATAATGAAAAGGTCATCATGGACCACCTGCATGCGTTTTTCAAAAATAAAACCGTGGTCATTATCGCGCATCGCCTAAGTACAGTAAAGCAGGCCGATCAGATCGTAGTGCTGGATAAAGGTGAAATAGCCGAAATAGGGAATCACGAAACACTGACAAAGGCGAAGGGCAAATATTTTGAGCTGGTACGGAATCAACTCGAATTGGGAGATTAA